The Syngnathus typhle isolate RoL2023-S1 ecotype Sweden linkage group LG1, RoL_Styp_1.0, whole genome shotgun sequence genome includes a window with the following:
- the si:dkey-27i16.2 gene encoding regulator of cell cycle RGCC-like isoform X1: protein MSSGVTSDFELDLQDLLQEFQDVVKELQAPPQSSLHAYQHMLTEAKSRTAPGDDSGVEDSDYSSETSLGNSLNTSEEELHTAGLTLLQKAKLGDTRELESFIDVLDRELAEM, encoded by the exons ATGTCCTCAGGAGTGACTTCAG ACTTTGAGCTGGACCTGCAAGATCTGCTGCAAGAGTTCCAAGATGTGGTGAAAGAGCTGCAGGCCCCCCCTCAAAGTAGCCTACATGCATACCAGCACATGTTGACGGAGGCCAAGAGCCGCACGGCACCAGGGGACGACAGCGGGGTCGAAGACTCTGATTACA GCAGTGAAACATCTTTGGGCAACAGTTTGAACACCAGCGAGGAGGAGCTGCACACAGCAGGCTTAACACTGCTACAGAAAG CCAAGCTGGGAGACACAAGGGAGCTGGAGAGCTTCATTGATGTGTTGGACCGGGAACTTGCTG AGATGTGA
- the si:dkey-27i16.2 gene encoding regulator of cell cycle RGCC-like isoform X2, with translation MSSGVTSDFELDLQDLLQEFQDVVKELQAPPQSSLHAYQHMLTEAKSRTAPGDDSGVEDSDYSSETSLGNSLNTSEEELHTAGLTLLQKAKLGDTRELESFIDVLDRELAGV, from the exons ATGTCCTCAGGAGTGACTTCAG ACTTTGAGCTGGACCTGCAAGATCTGCTGCAAGAGTTCCAAGATGTGGTGAAAGAGCTGCAGGCCCCCCCTCAAAGTAGCCTACATGCATACCAGCACATGTTGACGGAGGCCAAGAGCCGCACGGCACCAGGGGACGACAGCGGGGTCGAAGACTCTGATTACA GCAGTGAAACATCTTTGGGCAACAGTTTGAACACCAGCGAGGAGGAGCTGCACACAGCAGGCTTAACACTGCTACAGAAAG CCAAGCTGGGAGACACAAGGGAGCTGGAGAGCTTCATTGATGTGTTGGACCGGGAACTTGCTGGTGTGTAG
- the LOC133153083 gene encoding myelin proteolipid protein-like isoform X1 yields MGCYECCMRCLGGIPYCSLVATLLCFSGIALFCGCGHQALTETERLIETYFARNLQDYITLAYIIQYFQYFIYGLASFFFLYCIMLLAEGFYTTSIANQTFGEFRSTMCGRCLSSTFIVMTYVLSLLWLLVFALSTLPVYFFYNMGATCDTIDVLTETPASINQLCVDARQYGLLPWNAVPGKACGITLSTVCKTREYRITYDLYIAAFVGAGVTLMALVHSSIQLAMNQDNARRMRCRAKKEAHDLYGQLRSPYPANLSDAS; encoded by the exons ATGG GTTGCTATGAGTGCTGTATGCGTTGCCTGGGTGGGATACCATACTGCTCTCTGGTCGCCACACTGCTCTGCTTCTCCGGCATCGCCCTCTTCTGTGGATGTGGACACCAGGCGCTCACAGAGACCGAAAGGCTCATCGAGACCTACTTTGCTCGTAACCTGCAGGATTACATCACACTTGCTTACAT CATTCAGTATTTCCAGTACTTCATCTACGGTTTGGCCTCGTTTTTCTTCCTCTACTGCATCATGCTGCTGGCAGAAGGCTTCTACACCACCAGCATCGCCAACCAAACCTTCGGGGAGTTCCGAAGCACCATGTGTGGCCGCTGCCTCAGCTCCACG TTTATAGTGATGACGTACGTGCTGTCTCTGCTGTGGCTATTGGTGTTCGCCTTGTCCACTCTGCCCGTCTACTTCTTCTACAACATGGGGGCCACCTGCGACACCATCGACGTCCTGACCGAGACCCCAGCGAGCATCAACCAGCTGTGTGTGGATGCGAGGCAATACG GGCTCCTGCCGTGGAACGCCGTCCCGGGAAAAGCTTGTGGAATAACTCTGTCCACCGTTTGCAAGACAAGAGAG TACCGAATAACCTACGACCTCTACATTGCCGCCTTCGTCGGCGCGGGCGTCACCCTCATGGCTCTG GTGCACTCCTCCATTCAGTTGGCCATGAACCAGGACAATGCGAGGAGGATGCGGTGCAGAGCCAAGAAGGAAGCCCATGACCTGTATGGCCAGCTGCGCTCCCCCTACCCTGCAAATTTATCCGACGCATCCTGA
- the LOC133153083 gene encoding myelin proteolipid protein-like isoform X2 has protein sequence MGCYECCMRCLGGIPYCSLVATLLCFSGIALFCGCGHQALTETERLIETYFARNLQDYITLAYIIQYFQYFIYGLASFFFLYCIMLLAEGFYTTSIANQTFGEFRSTMCGRCLSSTFIVMTYVLSLLWLLVFALSTLPVYFFYNMGATCDTIDVLTETPASINQLCVDARQYGLLPWNAVPGKACGITLSTVCKTREYRITYDLYIAAFVGAGVTLMALLTYTVSTTYNFAVLRYLGRKGIGARC, from the exons ATGG GTTGCTATGAGTGCTGTATGCGTTGCCTGGGTGGGATACCATACTGCTCTCTGGTCGCCACACTGCTCTGCTTCTCCGGCATCGCCCTCTTCTGTGGATGTGGACACCAGGCGCTCACAGAGACCGAAAGGCTCATCGAGACCTACTTTGCTCGTAACCTGCAGGATTACATCACACTTGCTTACAT CATTCAGTATTTCCAGTACTTCATCTACGGTTTGGCCTCGTTTTTCTTCCTCTACTGCATCATGCTGCTGGCAGAAGGCTTCTACACCACCAGCATCGCCAACCAAACCTTCGGGGAGTTCCGAAGCACCATGTGTGGCCGCTGCCTCAGCTCCACG TTTATAGTGATGACGTACGTGCTGTCTCTGCTGTGGCTATTGGTGTTCGCCTTGTCCACTCTGCCCGTCTACTTCTTCTACAACATGGGGGCCACCTGCGACACCATCGACGTCCTGACCGAGACCCCAGCGAGCATCAACCAGCTGTGTGTGGATGCGAGGCAATACG GGCTCCTGCCGTGGAACGCCGTCCCGGGAAAAGCTTGTGGAATAACTCTGTCCACCGTTTGCAAGACAAGAGAG TACCGAATAACCTACGACCTCTACATTGCCGCCTTCGTCGGCGCGGGCGTCACCCTCATGGCTCTG CTGACCTATACGGTGTCAACCACCTATAACTTTGCGGTGCTGCGCTATCTGGGGAGGAAAGGCATAGGTGCACGTTGTTAG